One bacterium genomic window carries:
- a CDS encoding trypsin-like peptidase domain-containing protein translates to MSRHRSSLLPSLIIGIVAGVVIATVYFHSPSPGRQAPAASRDSLSITPVAARTETNTLLADERNTIDIFQRSSPAVVFIVNKALRRDFFSLDVFEVQQGSGSGFIWDDNGYIVTNFHVVQDGNAWSVTLSDNSTYDAELIGTEPSKDIAVVKISAPRAKLSPVAIGTSDDLRVGQKVIAIGNPFGLDQTLTTGVVSALGRQIKSGNNRTIEGVIQTDAAINPGNSGGPLLNSLGELIGINTAIYSTSGSNAGIGFAVPVNIVKRVVPQLIRYGKVIRPGLGVGIVDDSFARRWGIKGVIIGRVQPGGAAARAGLRGITQNRWGEVRLGDVVVGINGKRVTNIDELSNELERYQIGETVTVNILRGEQEMSVRVRLQEL, encoded by the coding sequence CCTCTTTGTTGCCGAGTTTGATTATCGGTATCGTGGCGGGCGTCGTCATTGCGACCGTCTATTTTCATTCCCCCTCGCCCGGCCGCCAGGCGCCGGCCGCCAGCCGGGATTCGCTGTCGATCACACCGGTGGCCGCGCGCACGGAAACCAACACGCTGCTGGCCGACGAGCGCAACACCATCGATATCTTTCAACGATCTTCGCCCGCGGTGGTGTTCATCGTCAACAAAGCGCTGCGCCGCGACTTCTTTTCGCTGGATGTCTTCGAAGTGCAGCAAGGCTCGGGCAGCGGTTTCATCTGGGATGACAACGGCTACATCGTCACCAACTTTCACGTAGTGCAGGACGGCAATGCCTGGAGCGTGACCCTGAGCGACAATTCGACTTACGACGCCGAGCTGATCGGCACCGAGCCGAGCAAGGACATCGCCGTGGTCAAGATCAGTGCCCCGCGCGCGAAGCTGTCGCCGGTGGCCATCGGCACTTCCGATGACTTGCGCGTCGGCCAGAAGGTGATTGCGATCGGCAATCCCTTCGGCCTGGATCAGACTCTGACGACGGGCGTGGTGAGTGCGCTCGGCCGCCAGATCAAATCCGGCAACAATCGCACGATCGAAGGGGTGATTCAAACCGACGCCGCCATCAATCCCGGCAACTCGGGTGGGCCGCTGTTGAATTCACTGGGGGAATTGATCGGCATCAACACCGCCATCTACAGCACCAGCGGCTCGAATGCCGGCATCGGCTTCGCCGTGCCGGTGAACATCGTCAAGCGCGTGGTGCCGCAGTTGATCCGCTATGGCAAGGTCATTCGGCCGGGTCTGGGCGTGGGCATCGTCGATGATTCATTTGCGCGGCGGTGGGGCATCAAGGGCGTGATTATCGGCCGGGTGCAGCCGGGCGGTGCGGCGGCGCGCGCCGGCTTGCGGGGCATCACCCAGAATCGCTGGGGCGAGGTCCGCCTGGGCGACGTCGTCGTCGGCATCAACGGCAAGCGCGTCACCAACATCGACGAGCTGAGCAATGAGCTGGAGCGTTATCAAATCGGCGAGACCGTAACCGTGAACATCCTGCGCGGCGAGCAGGAAATGTCGGTACGCGTGCGGTTGCAGGAGCTTTAG